In Erigeron canadensis isolate Cc75 chromosome 6, C_canadensis_v1, whole genome shotgun sequence, the following are encoded in one genomic region:
- the LOC122606104 gene encoding transcription factor HEC2-like, whose protein sequence is MEMMMELDELPEQFPHQLPFQDLSDHTSPLLEFSGGSSTTNHHTPPQLSHHLLYRNPPPTIMPSQHVRALRGGSWFHQQKPDSVEAMREMIFRMAALQPVQIDPESIKPPKRRNVKISKDPQSVAARHRRERISERIRILQRLVPGGTKMDTASMLDEAAHYMKFLKKQVQSLEQAAAASSSSAGGSSGVPIKTSTPNIGCCTSTTTTTTSNNHANLTSVRACGQPAANDQASHYMLGSMELLR, encoded by the coding sequence ATGGAAATGATGATGGAACTAGATGAACTCCCTGAACAATTCCCTCATCAGCTTCCTTTCCAAGATCTATCTGATCACACATCACCACTTTTGGAGTTCTCAGGTGGAAGTTCCACCACAAACCACCACACACCACCACAATTATCACACCACCTTCTTTATCGCAACCCTCCGCCTACCATCATGCCGTCCCAACATGTAAGGGCGTTACGTGGTGGGAGTTGGTTTCATCAACAGAAGCCGGATTCAGTGGAGGCCATGAGGGAGATGATTTTCAGGATGGCGGCTTTGCAGCCGGTGCAAATAGACCCGGAATCAATAAAGCCACCAAAGAGACGGAACGTGAAGATATCAAAAGACCCACAAAGCGTAGCGGCTAGGCATAGGAGGGAGAGGATAAGCGAGAGGATTCGGATATTGCAAAGATTAGTACCTGGTGGTACAAAGATGGATACTGCGTCTATGTTGGATGAAGCTGCCCATTATATGAAATTCTTGAAGAAACAAGTCCAATCACTGGAACAAGCAGCCGcggcatcatcatcatcagccgGTGGTAGTAGTGGTGTACCAATTAAAACATCAACTCCAAATATTGGCTGTTGCACTAGTACTACTACTACAACAACTAGTAACAATCATGCTAATTTGACATCAGTTAGAGCATGTGGTCAGCCTGCTGCTAATGATCAAGCTTCTCATTATATGTTAGGTTCTATGGAGTTGCTTAGGTGA